Within Nocardia terpenica, the genomic segment GCTTGAAGTCGACGTGGCGCCGCGCCACCAATCGCACCCCAAGTCCGGTCATGCGGCTATTGTGCCATGTCAGCGGGGCCTTTCCGACCCCGGCCCCGCATTTTCCGTAAATCGGAGGGAAATTCCCTGGGCAACCGCCCAAATTTGTGAGATCCGCCATAGCGACCGCCGGGCGGGGTGTGAGCGGGGTAACCGGTCAGACTGGAGGGGTGACTTCGACCGTTCGTGCCGACTCCGTTTCCTCCGCCTCGGGAGCGGGGGATCAGCCTGTGCTGGGGGATTTCGGGGGTGGGCCGTTCGGTATCTATGTGCACGTGCCGTTCTGTGCGACGCGGTGTGGGTATTGCGACTTCAACACCTATACGGCCGGGGAGCTGGGGACCTCGGCATCGCCGCAGTCGTGGCTGGCGGCGCTGAAGGGTGAGTTGGCTACGGCCGCAGCGGTATTCGGGGGATTGCCGACGGCACAGCCGGAGGTGGGGACGGTGTTCGTGGGCGGCGGGACGCCGTCGCTGCTGGGGGGTGACGGGCTGGCGGAGGTGCTGGCGGCGATCCGGGAGAATTTCACCCTCGCGGCCGATGCGGAGGTGACCACCGAGTCGAATCCGGAATCCACCTCGCCGCGCTTCTTCGAGCGCCTGCGCGAGGGCGGTTTCACCCGGGTGTCGCTGGGCATGCAGTCCGCGGCCGAGCATGTGTTGCAGGTGCTCGACCGCACCCACACCCCGGGCCGGGCCGTCGCCGCCGCCCGCGAGGCGCGCGCCGCCGGTTTCGAGCATGTGAACCTGGATCTCATCTACGGCACGCCGGGCGAAACCGACGCCGATCTCGATGCCAGCCTGGATGCCGTGCTGGCCGCCGGGGTCGACCACGTGTCGGCGTACTCGCTCATCGTCGAGGACGGCACCGCGCTGGCCCGCCGGGTCCGCCGCGGCGAGTTGCCCGCGCCCGACGACGACGTGCTGGCCGCCCGCTACGAGCGCATCGACGCCCGCCTGACCGCCGCCGGACTCACCTGGTACGAGGTATCCAATTGGGCGGCAAGCGATTCCGCCGCGTGCAGGCACAACCTCGGCTACTGGGACGGCGGCGACTGGCTCGGCGCGGGCCCCGGCGCGCACAGCCACCTCGGCGGCGTGCGCTGGTGGAACGTCAAACACCCGGCCCGCTACGCCGATCGCGTCGCCCGCGGCGGCCTCCCCGCCGCCGGATGGGAGGCCCTCACCGCCGCCGAACAGCACACCGAGCGCGTCATGCTCGCCGTCCGCCTCCGCACCGGCCTCCCCCTCGCCGACCTCGACACCCCCGGCCGCGCCGCCGCCGCCCGCGTCATCGCCGACGGCCTCGCCACCGACGCCGCCGACCGCCTCGTCCTCACCGACCGCGGCCGCCTGCTCGCCGACGCCGTCGTCCGCGACCTACTCGGCTGATCGTGTCGAGCCGACCATCGGCCCTGCTGAACGGGTCGTCGGCCCCGCTCGCGGGGCACGTATGCGGGGGATGTGCGCGCATGCAATTAAACTGGAATTCGGATTGACAGGGATCCGCGTGATCGCGTCGTGCCGTCGGCCGGTCGCGCCCCCGAAGCGGACCGATGACGAACGAGGAGGTGGGGCCGATGTCGAGCACCGAGAAGCGACGCCTCGAGGTCCTGCGGGCGATCGTCGCGGACTACATCGCGACCAAGGAGCCGATCGGCTCGAAAACCCTTGTGGACCGGCACAACCTGGGCGTATCCAGCGCCACGGTGCGCAACGACATGGCGGTGCTCGAGGCGGAGGGCTACATCGCGCAGCCGCACACCAGCTCCGGCCGCATCCCCACCGACAAGGGCTACCGCCAGTTCGTCGACAACATCGCCGAGGTGAAGCCGCTGTCCCCGGCCGAGCGCCGGGCCATCCTCGACTTCCTGGAGAGCGGCGTCGACCTCGACGACGTGCTCCGGCGCGGGGTGCGGCTGCTGGCCCAGCTCACCCGCCAGGTCGCCATGGTGCAGTATCCGACCGTGTCGGCGTCGACCGTCCGGCACCTGGAGGTCGTGGCGCTCAACCCGGCCCGCCTGCTGCTGGTCGTGATCACCGACACCGGCCGCGTCGATCAGCGCCTGGTCGACCTGGGCGCGGTGGTCGACGACGACGATCTGGCCGCCCTGCGCGCCATGCTCGGCAAGGCCATGGACGGCAAGCGCCTCGCGGTGGCCTCGAGCGCGGTCGCCGCACTGCCCGAGAACGCACCGGCCCGGCTGCGCGATGTGCTGGTGCGGGTGTCGACCACGCTGGTGGAGACGCTGGTCGAGCATCCCGAGGAGCGGCTGGTGCTGGGCGGTACCGCCAACCTCACCCGCAATGCCGGCGATTTCGGCTTCCCGGGCTCGCTGCGCCAGGTTCTCGAGGCCCTCGAGGAACAGGTGATCGTGCTCAAACTGCTCGCCGCCGCGCAGCATCAGGGCATGGTGACCGTGCAGATCGGCGAGGAGACCCAGGTCGAGCAGATGCGTGGCACCTCGGTGATCTCCACCGGGTACGGTATGCCGGGTACCGTGCTCGGCGGGATGGGGGTGCTGGGACCGACCCGGATGGACTACCCGGGGACCATTGCTTCGGTCGCCGCGGTCGCCCGATACATCGGCGAAGTGCTCGCCGAGCGATGAGCGAGAAACCTTCGGAACAGGACTAGAGACACAAGTGGCACGGGACTACTACGGAATTCTCGGCGTCGGCCGCAACGCGACCGACCAGGAGATCAAGCGCGCTTACCGCAAGCTGGCGCGGGAGTTGCACCCCGACGTCAATCCGGACGCGACCGCGCAGGAGAAGTTCCGCGAGGTGTCGGCCGCCTACGAGGTCCTCAGCGACCCGGAGAAGCGGCGCATCGTGGACATGGGCGGCGATCCGCTCGAATCCGCCGGCGGGGGCGGCGGTTTCGCGGGCGCCGGGTTCGGCGGCCTGGGCGACGTGTTCGAGGCGTTCTTCGGCGGCATGGGCGCGACCACCTCGCGCAAGGCCCGCGGCCGGGTGCAGCCGGGCGCGGATTCGCTGCTGCGGACCAGGTTGTCGCTGGCCGAATGCGCGGTCGGGGTCACCAAGCATCTGACCGTCGACACCGCGGTGCTGTGCGACCTGTGCCAGGGTGCGGGCACCAACGGCAACTCCAAGCCGGTGCGCTGCGAGACCTGCGGCGGCGCGGGCGAGATCCAGACCGTGCAGCGGTCGTTCCTGGGCCAGGTGATGACCTCGCGCCCGTGCCCGACCTGCCGCGGCACCGGCGAAACGATTCCGGACCCCTGCCGCAAGTGCGGCGGCGACGGCCGGGTGCGGGCGCGCCGCGAGATCGCCGCGCCGATCCCGGCCGGTGTGGCCAACGGCATGCGGGTGCGGCTGGCCGCGCAGGGCGAGGTCGGTCCCGGCGGCGGCCCGGCCGGTGATCTGTATGTGGAGATCGTCGAGCAGCCGCACGACACCTTCGTCCGCGACGGCGACGACCTGCACTGCACGATCCGGGTGCCGGTGGTCGACGCCGCCCTGGGCGCGACGGTGGTGGTCGACACCATCCTCGACGGCCCGACCGAGCTGACCATCCCGCCGGGCACCCAGCCGGGCGAGGTGTCGGTGCTGCGCGCGCACGGCATGCCCAAGCTGCGTTCCAGCGCCCGCGGCGACCTCATCGCCCACCTGGACATCGTGGTGCCGACCAAGCTCGATTCCAAGCAGGCCGACCTGCTGCGCAAGTACAAGGCGATGCGCGGCGGCGAGCGCACCGAGGTGCTGTCGACCCAGTCCGAGCACAACAGCGGGCTGTTCGCGCGCCTGCGCGCGTCCTTCAGCGGGCGCTGACGGCCCGTGGCCGCCACGGTTTTCTATCTGGACGACATTCCGGAGCCCGGTGCGATCGCGGTGCTGGACGGCCCGGAGGGCCGCCACGCCGCGACCGTGCGCCGTATCCGCGTCGGCGAGCCGATCACCCTGTCCGACGGCGCCGGTCTGCTCGCCGAGTCGGAAGTGGTTGCCGCCCAGAAGGATCGGCTCGAGCTGAAGGTCCACGCCAAGGTCCTGCTCGCCCCGGTCACGCCCCCCGTGACCGTGGTGCAGGCACTGCCGAAGTCGGATCGCTCCGAACTGGCCGTCGAACTGATGACCGAGGCCGGCGCCGACGTGATCGTCCCCTGGCAGGCGGCCCGCTGCGTAGCGAACTGGGAAGCCAAGGCGCACAAGGCCGTCGACAAATGGCGCACCGCCGCCCGCCAGTCCCGCCGCGCCTACATCCCCGCCGTCACCGACCTACACCACACCCCCGACATCCTCGACCTGACCCGAAAGATCAAGGCCAACAACGGAATAGTGGCAGCCCTCCACGAATCCGGCACCACCCGCCTCACCGACCTCCCCCTCGCCACCGCCACCCACATCCTGCTGATCGTCGGCCCCGAGGGCGGCCTGGCCGACTCCGAACTATCCGCCCTGGCAGACGCGGGGGCGGAGGTAACCCTGCTGGGCCCCACGGTCCTGCGCACCTCCACCGCGGCAACGGTGGCGCTGGGCGCGCTGGGAGCATTGACCCCGCGCTGGTAGCGGTCGGGTGGTATCACTGTTGGTATCATGACTCGTATGGCCTGGACCATGCGACTGCCCGACGACGAGGAAGCCGCCCTCGACGTGCAAGCTCGCGCCGAAGGGCGCTCGAAGCACGACATCACGCGGGATGCTCTCCGTCTGTATCTCCTCCGCAACCGGACTTGGGACACCCCGCTGTTCGCCGATGACGAAGGACTCGATCTCGGTGGGCCGATCAGCAAGGACGATATCCGGGACATCATGCACCGGTCCGCATGATCGTCATCGCGGATACCTCCGGGGTCTTGGCTCTGCTGAACCTGTCGGATCCGGAGCACTTGGCGGTGCGTCGAGCCGCGAACATTGCGAGCACATTGGTGGTGAGCACTCTCGCGCTGACCGAGGTGCACCACGTCGCGACCGCGCGTGCGGGGCGTGATGCGGCCGACCGAGTGCTACTTCTGCTGGCCGATCGGATCGCGACTACTCGGATCGAGGTTGCGAATACCGATGCGGCTCAACTCAGGACCGCTATCGCGGTTCGTCGGCAATACGCCGATCTGAATCTGGATCTGGTCGATGCCGCCTGCGTGGCGCTTGCGGCCGAGTACGACTCGGACGCTGTTCTCACGCTCGACAGGCGAGATTTTCGAACGGTACGCCCCCTGACTCACTATCCCGCGTTCCGGTTGCTGCCAGACGATCTGGATTGAGTCCCGCCGGGCGGGACGTGAACCAGGGGGTCGGTAACAGTTTACGGCGTGTCGGGTGGGATGGCGGGGTCATACTGGGGGGATCATGGCTCAGAGCGGCGCTTATCTTTGTGACAATCCGGGGGATTCGGCCAGTCGGTACGGTCTCGGCTCGGGTGATCTGGGCATTCCGTATCAGCGGCCCGACGGGACCTGGGGGTATGTGTTCGGGGATTCGTTCACCGGGCAGGACAGTTCGGGGGTGTATATCGGGTCGCCGGTGATGCTGTACCAGAACGCATTCGATGCGTCGGGGAGTTTCGCCGGTCACTTTCACCGGGGCGCAGCCGGTGCCGTGTGCGCAGCTGTTCGCGTATCGGCATCAGGCCGACAACGGGTTCGGGTACGAGGTCAGCAGGATTCCCAACGATGCGATCACCCTGACCGTCGGCGGGAAGAGCCGGATCTTCATCCAGTACACCTCGGTGAATCAGTGGGTGCCGACCGGGAGCGCACACGACGGGTCGCTGATGGCGGGCGTCGCCTACTCCGACGACGGCGGCGCCACCTGGCGCGACTTCGACACGCACTGGCCCGGAGATGCGCAGGGCAGCAACGGAAGCCTGGAGATGTCGTGGTCGTTCGCGGGCGTCGACTCCGACGAGAATCTCTACGTGTTCGGCAAGGCATGGAACGGCAGCCACCACTACGCCGCCGACGGCGGGCGGATCCAGCTGGTCCGCTACCGGCCCGCCGACTTCTTCGACGGCACCTTCGGCACCCGCGAGCACTGGGCGTACCGGGGCGGCGCGTGGCAATGGGTTCCGGCCGCCCAGGCCCCGCCCTCGCCACTGTTCGCGCCCGGCAACAATATCGGCGAGTTCTCGGTCAAACGGGTCGGCGACACCTACGTCATGAGCTACTTCGACGTCACCGACTACAGCGTCCGCACCCGCACCGCCCCCCGCCCCGACGCGGTCTGGACCAACCCGAAAACCCAAGTGGTGGGCCGCGCTTACTGGCCGCCCAGCCACTGGTTCACAAGCTCCCTGTCGAACCTGTACGGCGGCTACATCCACCCGGGCAGCACCGACGCCTCGAACCTGACACTGATCATCAGCACGTGGGATGGGACCGTAGGGGACCGGCCCTATACCGCTACGCAATGGACCGGGTTGTCGGCCTGACGTCCTGCCGCATGATCCCGGCGTGCCGCACTCCCATGATTCCGGCGTGTCGACACCTTCATGATCCCGGCGTGCCGACACTTTCATGATCCCGGCGTGCCGATACTCCCATGATCCCGGCGTGCCGACACCTTCATGATCCCGGCGTGCTTTTGGCCGGGATCCCACCACGATTCCGGCCAAAAACACGCCGGAATCACAAGGTGGGTCGATTCGAAGTGGACCCCGCTCAGAGCAACTTCGCCCACTCGTCCAGCGTGCGCAGCGCGTCGGCCTCCTGTAGCTGCGGCAGGTGGAAGGTGATCCCCTCCACCCCCGCCTCCCGATACGCCTCGACCAGATCACGCTGCGGCGGAACGGCATTGGCGATCACCGGGACATCGGATCCGATCTGCGCGATCTGCTCGGCCACCAGCTCCGGCTTCACCACGCAGTTGGGCATCCAGCCGCCGAAGCGGTGCGCCCGCGCGATGGCCGCGGGGCTGTTGCCGCCCACGTAGACCGGCGGGTGCGGCCGCTGAATCGGCTTGGGCCAGGCGAAGATCGGATCGAAATCGACGTACGTGCCGTGATACTCGGCCTTTTCCTTGGTCCAGATCTCGATGACGGCGGCCATGCGCTCGTCCAGCAGCGCGCCGCGGGTGCGGGGATCGGTGCCGTGATTGCGCATCTCCTCGCGGTTCCAGCCCGCGCCGATGCCGAAGATCGCCCGCCCACCCGACAGGTAGTCCAGGCTGGCCACCTCCTTGGCGGTGTGGATGGGGTCGCGCTGCATGAGCAGGACCACGCTGGTGCCCAGCAGCAGCCGCTCGGTCACCGCCGCCGCGGCGGACAGCACCGCGAACGGGTCGAGGGTGCGGTAGTACTCGCGGGGCAGCTCGCCGCCCAGCGGATACGGCGACGAGCGATCGGCCGGGATGTGGCTGTGCTCGGCCAGGAAGAAGGAGGCGAAACCGCGCTCTTCCAGCGCGGTGGCAAGTTTGACGGGGTGAATGGACTCGTCGGTGGCGAAGGTCTGCACACCGATCTTGGTAGTACCAATCGTCATATCATCAGACTAATTCAGCGACCCGCGAGTCCGCTCGTCGCGATGCCCCGTACGAACGCCTG encodes:
- a CDS encoding LLM class F420-dependent oxidoreductase; the protein is MTIGTTKIGVQTFATDESIHPVKLATALEERGFASFFLAEHSHIPADRSSPYPLGGELPREYYRTLDPFAVLSAAAAVTERLLLGTSVVLLMQRDPIHTAKEVASLDYLSGGRAIFGIGAGWNREEMRNHGTDPRTRGALLDERMAAVIEIWTKEKAEYHGTYVDFDPIFAWPKPIQRPHPPVYVGGNSPAAIARAHRFGGWMPNCVVKPELVAEQIAQIGSDVPVIANAVPPQRDLVEAYREAGVEGITFHLPQLQEADALRTLDEWAKLL
- a CDS encoding type II toxin-antitoxin system VapC family toxin; this encodes MIVIADTSGVLALLNLSDPEHLAVRRAANIASTLVVSTLALTEVHHVATARAGRDAADRVLLLLADRIATTRIEVANTDAAQLRTAIAVRRQYADLNLDLVDAACVALAAEYDSDAVLTLDRRDFRTVRPLTHYPAFRLLPDDLD
- the hrcA gene encoding heat-inducible transcriptional repressor HrcA, coding for MSSTEKRRLEVLRAIVADYIATKEPIGSKTLVDRHNLGVSSATVRNDMAVLEAEGYIAQPHTSSGRIPTDKGYRQFVDNIAEVKPLSPAERRAILDFLESGVDLDDVLRRGVRLLAQLTRQVAMVQYPTVSASTVRHLEVVALNPARLLLVVITDTGRVDQRLVDLGAVVDDDDLAALRAMLGKAMDGKRLAVASSAVAALPENAPARLRDVLVRVSTTLVETLVEHPEERLVLGGTANLTRNAGDFGFPGSLRQVLEALEEQVIVLKLLAAAQHQGMVTVQIGEETQVEQMRGTSVISTGYGMPGTVLGGMGVLGPTRMDYPGTIASVAAVARYIGEVLAER
- a CDS encoding ribbon-helix-helix domain-containing protein; amino-acid sequence: MAWTMRLPDDEEAALDVQARAEGRSKHDITRDALRLYLLRNRTWDTPLFADDEGLDLGGPISKDDIRDIMHRSA
- a CDS encoding 16S rRNA (uracil(1498)-N(3))-methyltransferase, yielding MAATVFYLDDIPEPGAIAVLDGPEGRHAATVRRIRVGEPITLSDGAGLLAESEVVAAQKDRLELKVHAKVLLAPVTPPVTVVQALPKSDRSELAVELMTEAGADVIVPWQAARCVANWEAKAHKAVDKWRTAARQSRRAYIPAVTDLHHTPDILDLTRKIKANNGIVAALHESGTTRLTDLPLATATHILLIVGPEGGLADSELSALADAGAEVTLLGPTVLRTSTAATVALGALGALTPRW
- the dnaJ gene encoding molecular chaperone DnaJ; translation: MARDYYGILGVGRNATDQEIKRAYRKLARELHPDVNPDATAQEKFREVSAAYEVLSDPEKRRIVDMGGDPLESAGGGGGFAGAGFGGLGDVFEAFFGGMGATTSRKARGRVQPGADSLLRTRLSLAECAVGVTKHLTVDTAVLCDLCQGAGTNGNSKPVRCETCGGAGEIQTVQRSFLGQVMTSRPCPTCRGTGETIPDPCRKCGGDGRVRARREIAAPIPAGVANGMRVRLAAQGEVGPGGGPAGDLYVEIVEQPHDTFVRDGDDLHCTIRVPVVDAALGATVVVDTILDGPTELTIPPGTQPGEVSVLRAHGMPKLRSSARGDLIAHLDIVVPTKLDSKQADLLRKYKAMRGGERTEVLSTQSEHNSGLFARLRASFSGR
- a CDS encoding DUF4185 domain-containing protein produces the protein MRRGVSPVTFTGAQPVPCAQLFAYRHQADNGFGYEVSRIPNDAITLTVGGKSRIFIQYTSVNQWVPTGSAHDGSLMAGVAYSDDGGATWRDFDTHWPGDAQGSNGSLEMSWSFAGVDSDENLYVFGKAWNGSHHYAADGGRIQLVRYRPADFFDGTFGTREHWAYRGGAWQWVPAAQAPPSPLFAPGNNIGEFSVKRVGDTYVMSYFDVTDYSVRTRTAPRPDAVWTNPKTQVVGRAYWPPSHWFTSSLSNLYGGYIHPGSTDASNLTLIISTWDGTVGDRPYTATQWTGLSA
- the hemW gene encoding radical SAM family heme chaperone HemW, translating into MTSTVRADSVSSASGAGDQPVLGDFGGGPFGIYVHVPFCATRCGYCDFNTYTAGELGTSASPQSWLAALKGELATAAAVFGGLPTAQPEVGTVFVGGGTPSLLGGDGLAEVLAAIRENFTLAADAEVTTESNPESTSPRFFERLREGGFTRVSLGMQSAAEHVLQVLDRTHTPGRAVAAAREARAAGFEHVNLDLIYGTPGETDADLDASLDAVLAAGVDHVSAYSLIVEDGTALARRVRRGELPAPDDDVLAARYERIDARLTAAGLTWYEVSNWAASDSAACRHNLGYWDGGDWLGAGPGAHSHLGGVRWWNVKHPARYADRVARGGLPAAGWEALTAAEQHTERVMLAVRLRTGLPLADLDTPGRAAAARVIADGLATDAADRLVLTDRGRLLADAVVRDLLG